From Deltaproteobacteria bacterium:
TACTGGTTTACTGCCTGAAGGGGATAGCATTAGTTTGTCCCGTTATGATTTCAAAAGAGAGAGAGAGAAGGGCGGTATTTGGGATTACATGGTAGAACACCACAAGAAGATCAATATGATTCCCCTGGGTACCTGGCTATATGATCCATTTTATCTTTATGTCAAGAAACCCATTGCCAAGCTGGATGATCTCAAAGGCTTAAAATTAAGGACAGCCGCCAAGTATGATAAGATGATGAAGACGCTGGGGATGGTCCCGGTAACCATCGAGTTCGGTGAGACGTATACAGCATTGCAGCGCGGAGCTGTTGAAGGTTTTGGATGGTCAACAATCGGTCCCAGGGACTGGGGCTGGCTCGATGATACCAAGTATGTCATTGATATCCCGTTCTATGCCCGTCAGAATACCCTTATGCTCATGAACCTCGACGCATGGCAGAAGCTTCCCAAGAATGTACAGGCCAAGATCATGGACATCACGATCAAGTTTGAACCTGAGATGAAGG
This genomic window contains:
- the dctP gene encoding TRAP transporter substrate-binding protein DctP, translating into MKKAGMFALMVFIVACVSFFPNLDAKAETELKAISFLPKEHKLCAMIPTWIERINNELKGVVKITWVGGPEIMAAFNQPEALRKGIFQVGFIPTAYYTGLLPEGDSISLSRYDFKREREKGGIWDYMVEHHKKINMIPLGTWLYDPFYLYVKKPIAKLDDLKGLKLRTAAKYDKMMKTLGMVPVTIEFGETYTALQRGAVEGFGWSTIGPRDWGWLDDTKYVIDIPFYARQNTLMLMNLDAWQKLPKNVQAKIMDITIKFEPEMKAYFEKAVATEKAAMEKQGVKRISLSPGDTKKYIETADNAFLEDLDKKMPGEVKILKKIMGLE